The window GGGGGGCCTCGTAGCCTCATCTCCACCAACTTCGCATCCCAGTTCGCGGTCTCCGATGGAACGATTGAGCCCTCATTCTCCAGCTCCTCCAGTGGGCTTCCTCCCAAGTGACATACAGCTTGTCTTCACGCTGAGATCTGAGCATATGCGGAAGAACTCAAGCGCTCTCTCGCCTCCAAATTCTCTCAGGCGGCCGACGGACGAGGAGGTCTAAGCTTCTCTGCTCGAGGGTTGGCTGATCACAGGCTGGCACGTGGCTCCGCGCGGGATCTGGTAAGCTAGCCACCGAATACTCCGGACCACATCTCGTTGAACTCGGCCTCGTAAGCCCCGGCGATGTCCTCCCCAATTACCACTAGGAGGTTCTCGTCGTTCCTAGTATCAGCCTGCTTTGTGTAGTTGTAGCTGCCCGTCAGAACGACCCTACCGTCGATGACCATGAACTTGTTGTGCATGTAAGCAGGATTGCCATCGAGCTTCACCTCTATCCCAGCTTCCCTCAGCCTGTTGTACTCGGACCACCTGTTTAACTGGTTCCTCTCCATTATGACCCTGACCTTGACCCCCCTCTCGTGGGCCCTCACCAGGGCATCACCTACGGAGTCCAAGGTGAAGGAGTAGATTGCTAGATCCACGCTCTCGTTTGCTCTTGAGATCCAGTCAATCACCACACTGGAGCAGCGATCCTCGGGGCAGAAGAACGGACCGATGATTTTATCCCCGCTGGAGGAGATCGAACCGTAGCCAGATTCACTCGCCCTGAGAGAGTATCCCAGCATCACGCCTGCCGCCAGCAGGATGAGGGGGAGGACCCACCCCCTGCTCTTGTTCATGGGATCACCGTCCAGATGGACCTGACCCCTTTAAGAGGACTTCTAATGGATGCCCCGGGTACTCTCCCATCGATTCCCAAGGAACATTCAAACCGTGAAGGTGGTCGGCACACTTCTCTCACGAGGGCCGCCAATTGGGATTCCTCATGTACACGCCTTGGGTGAGCGATATCCCGATGGCACCCTCCCAGCTCCATTGAGCATCATGCCCCTAGATCCAAGTTCGATTCCTCGTCAACTCCTCGACCGTGCGAGCCGGTGGGAGCTGATCCCCAAGTGACTTAGCTAGAGGTCTCAGTGCGAGGGCCTGTTGAAATGCCCCGGACCTTACACTGGAGCGTGGATCTACGGGAACTCCCTACAGCTCGGAAGTTGACAAGACTTCGATGCTCCCTTTAACCCTCTTCGCGAGTTTCACATCGTCTGTTACCATTGCAAGGCCATTCTCTATGGCGTAGGTGAGGTAGGATTATTCCTATAGACTGTCAAGTCGCATCTAATGGCATTCTCCAATACTCTCCTCTCTAGGCCGGCAATGGTCCTGACCTCGATCACCTCGAATATCCCCGAGCAGTATATCCATGTATTCAGCGCCAGATCCCTGCTCATTCTTTTAAGGAGAGAATGCTCCTTCCATAGAGCATTTAGAGACTCATAGAGGGCCAAATCCAGGGTATAGCCCTCGCTCAG of the Thermoproteota archaeon genome contains:
- a CDS encoding phospholipase D family protein, producing the protein MNKSRGWVLPLILLAAGVMLGYSLRASESGYGSISSSGDKIIGPFFCPEDRCSSVVIDWISRANESVDLAIYSFTLDSVGDALVRAHERGVKVRVIMERNQLNRWSEYNRLREAGIEVKLDGNPAYMHNKFMVIDGRVVLTGSYNYTKQADTRNDENLLVVIGEDIAGAYEAEFNEMWSGVFGG